The following coding sequences are from one Nicotiana tomentosiformis chromosome 3, ASM39032v3, whole genome shotgun sequence window:
- the LOC138907958 gene encoding uncharacterized protein, with product MTIKLLVGGFILNIISAYAPQAGLDKEVKRHFWEDLDEMVRGILHTEKHFIGGDFNDHIGATSGVYDDVHGVFGYRDRNGGGTSLLDFARAFDFIIANSSFPKKVEHLVTFRSSVAVTQIDYLPCRKSDRGLCMACKVIPSENITTLHRLLVMDLEITRKRRKRAVYSQPRVKWGALTEAKAQELGAKLMTRGLGGVERTQALCGPRLHNVLGKPLERY from the coding sequence ATGACTATTAAGCTACTTGTTGGAGGATTTATTTTGAACATAATCAGTGCGTACGCACCCCAAGCAGGCTTGGACAAGGAAGTCAAAAGGCATTTCTGGGAGGATTTAGATGAGATGGTGCGTGGTATTCTGCACACTGAGAAGCATTTTATAGGAGGAGATTTCAACGACCACATTGGAGCGACGTCTGGGgtgtatgatgatgtccatggtGTCTTTGGTTATAGAGATAGGAATGGAGGAGGAACTTCTCTGCTGGACTTTGCTAGAGCGTTTGATTTCATAATAGCAAACTCGAGTTTCCCAAAGAAGGTggagcacttggtcaccttcCGAAGTTCGGTGGCGGTGACTCAAATTGATTATCTTCCCTGCAGGAAGTCCGATAGAGGTCTTTGCATGGCTTGCaaggtcatcccgagtgagaacATCACGACCCTTCATAGGTTGCTAgtcatggaccttgagatcacgaggaagaggaggaagagggcGGTGTATAGCCAACCTAGGgtcaagtggggagccttgacggaAGCCAAAGCGCAGGAGTTGGGGGCTAAGTTGATGACTAGGGGTCTTGGAGGAGTAGAGAGGACGCAAGCACTATGTGGACCACGACTGCACAATGTATTAGGGAAGCCACTAGAGAGGTATTAG